The Kitasatospora setae KM-6054 genome contains a region encoding:
- a CDS encoding STM4011 family radical SAM protein: MSEVNTVDAVDDHLSVLYRGPLSSCDYDCPYCPFAKRRDTPELLRADRAALERFTAWAAAYRHGRLSVLFTPWGEGLVRSWYRRAMVELSRLPHLERVAIQTNGSCRTGWLAEADRAKLALWVTYHPGQVSEQRFLAKCAELTALGVRFSVGVVGLPEQAAAARRLRAALPPEVYLWVNAADGHVYDDAEAAGWAELDPLFGYSRHPHRSAGLPCRTGESVVSVDGEGTVRRCHFVRPPLGNLYDDSYREQLRPRACPLGSCDCHIGYVHLESLPLYDVFAGGVLERIPHGW; this comes from the coding sequence GTGAGCGAGGTGAACACCGTGGACGCCGTGGACGACCACCTGAGCGTGCTCTACCGGGGCCCGCTGTCCTCCTGCGACTACGACTGCCCGTACTGCCCGTTCGCCAAGCGGCGCGACACCCCGGAGCTGCTGCGCGCCGACCGGGCGGCGCTGGAGCGGTTCACCGCCTGGGCGGCGGCGTACCGGCACGGGCGGCTGTCAGTGCTGTTCACGCCGTGGGGCGAGGGGCTGGTGCGGAGCTGGTACCGGCGGGCGATGGTGGAGCTGAGCCGGCTGCCGCACCTGGAGCGGGTGGCGATCCAGACCAACGGGAGCTGCCGCACCGGCTGGCTGGCGGAGGCCGACCGCGCGAAGCTGGCGCTCTGGGTGACGTACCACCCGGGGCAGGTCAGCGAGCAGCGCTTCCTCGCCAAGTGCGCCGAACTCACCGCGCTGGGCGTGCGGTTCAGCGTCGGCGTGGTCGGCCTGCCGGAGCAGGCGGCGGCGGCCCGGCGGCTGCGCGCGGCGCTGCCGCCGGAGGTCTACCTGTGGGTGAACGCGGCCGACGGGCACGTGTACGACGACGCCGAGGCGGCCGGCTGGGCGGAGCTGGACCCGCTGTTCGGCTACAGCCGCCACCCGCACCGCAGCGCGGGGCTGCCGTGCCGGACGGGCGAGAGCGTGGTGTCGGTGGACGGCGAGGGCACGGTGCGCCGCTGCCACTTCGTCCGGCCGCCGCTGGGCAACCTGTACGACGACTCGTACCGGGAGCAACTGCGGCCGCGGGCCTGCCCGTTGGGGAGCTGCGACTGCCACATCGGGTACGTGCACCTGGAGTCGCTGCCGCTGTACGACGTGTTCGCGGGCGGCGTGCTGGAGCGCATCCCGCACGGGTGGTGA
- a CDS encoding STM4012 family radical SAM protein: protein MTPTSTTATAESPYQSYVYAYPHKTAYRPLPERPRLAELWRGEKQDALSLYLHVPFCEVRCGFCNLFTRIGSPEGLTTAYLDALERQAAQVREALAPGARFALAAFGGGTPTYLSAAELERLCDIAESRMGVDLRAVPLSVEASPDTATADRLRVLAERGTTRLSLGVQSFLDGEAKAAVRPQKRAAVEAALERVRAAGFPVLNVDLIYGIEGQTPASWVASLDAALRWRPEELYLYPLYVRPLTGLGRHGAAGAAEPAWDAQRLALYRAGRDHLLAEGYEQVSMRMFRRAGAARASAGEYACQTDGMVGLGCGARSYTSRLHYSFDYAVDAREVRRIIDDYVAAPDFSRAELGWEMTDEETRRRHLVQSLLQGEGVDLAAYRERFGSTPELDFPAELAELAARGWLADPAAGRLLLSPEGLAWSDAVGPRLFSAAARAAMAEYEAK, encoded by the coding sequence ATGACCCCGACGAGCACCACCGCCACCGCCGAGTCCCCGTACCAGAGTTACGTCTACGCGTACCCGCACAAGACGGCGTACCGCCCGCTGCCGGAGCGGCCGCGGCTCGCCGAGCTGTGGCGGGGCGAGAAGCAGGACGCGCTCTCGCTGTACCTGCACGTGCCGTTCTGCGAGGTGCGGTGCGGGTTCTGCAACCTGTTCACCCGGATCGGCAGCCCGGAGGGGTTGACCACGGCGTACCTGGACGCGCTGGAGCGGCAGGCGGCGCAGGTGCGCGAGGCGCTGGCGCCGGGGGCGCGGTTCGCGCTGGCGGCGTTCGGCGGCGGGACGCCGACCTACCTGAGCGCGGCCGAGCTGGAGCGGCTGTGCGACATCGCCGAGTCGCGGATGGGCGTCGACCTGCGGGCGGTGCCGCTCTCGGTGGAGGCCTCGCCGGACACCGCGACGGCGGACCGGCTGCGGGTGCTGGCCGAGCGCGGGACGACCCGGCTCAGCCTCGGCGTGCAGTCGTTCCTGGACGGGGAGGCGAAGGCGGCGGTGCGCCCGCAGAAGCGGGCGGCGGTGGAGGCGGCGCTGGAGCGGGTGCGGGCGGCCGGCTTCCCGGTGCTGAACGTCGACCTGATCTACGGCATCGAGGGCCAGACCCCGGCCAGCTGGGTGGCGTCCCTCGACGCGGCGCTGCGCTGGCGGCCGGAGGAGCTGTACCTGTACCCGCTGTACGTCCGCCCGCTGACCGGCCTGGGCCGGCACGGCGCGGCCGGCGCGGCGGAGCCGGCGTGGGACGCCCAGCGGCTGGCGCTGTACCGGGCGGGCCGCGACCACCTGCTGGCCGAGGGCTACGAGCAGGTGTCGATGCGGATGTTCCGCCGGGCGGGCGCGGCGCGCGCGAGCGCGGGCGAGTACGCCTGCCAGACCGACGGCATGGTGGGCCTGGGCTGCGGGGCGCGCTCGTACACCTCGCGGCTGCACTACTCGTTCGACTACGCGGTGGACGCCCGCGAGGTGCGCCGGATCATCGACGACTACGTGGCCGCGCCGGACTTCTCCCGGGCCGAGCTGGGCTGGGAGATGACGGACGAGGAGACCCGCCGCCGCCACCTGGTGCAGTCGCTGCTGCAGGGCGAGGGCGTCGACCTGGCGGCCTACCGGGAGCGCTTCGGCAGCACCCCGGAGCTGGACTTCCCGGCCGAGCTGGCCGAGCTCGCCGCCCGCGGCTGGCTGGCCGACCCGGCGGCGGGCCGGCTGCTGCTCAGCCCGGAGGGGCTGGCCTGGTCGGACGCGGTGGGCCCGCGGCTGTTCTCGGCGGCGGCGCGCGCCGCGATGGCGGAGTACGAGGCCAAGTGA
- a CDS encoding STM4013/SEN3800 family hydrolase, with protein sequence MNRVVGSHDLLLVTLDTLRYDVAAELLAAGRLPNLAKVLPPTGWERRHSPGSFTYAAHQAILAGFLPTPASPDGPHPRLFAARFAGSETTEPRTWVFDAPDLPTALAGAGYRTVCVGGVGFFNKQGALGSVLPNLFQESHWAPELGVPSPTSFESQVAVAERVAAEQPPDRPLFLFVNVSALHQPNWFHLPGATRADGDSRATHAAALEYVDAHVGRLFAAMSARRPCFAIVCSDHGTAYGEDGYTGHRIGHEVVWTVPYAHFTLPATPQEPA encoded by the coding sequence ATGAACCGGGTCGTCGGCTCGCACGACCTGCTGCTGGTCACCCTCGACACGCTGCGCTACGACGTCGCCGCCGAGCTGCTCGCGGCCGGCCGCCTGCCGAACCTGGCGAAGGTCCTGCCGCCCACCGGCTGGGAGCGGCGGCACTCGCCGGGCAGTTTCACGTACGCCGCGCACCAGGCGATCCTGGCCGGGTTCCTGCCCACGCCCGCCTCGCCGGACGGCCCGCACCCGCGGCTGTTCGCGGCCCGGTTCGCCGGGTCGGAGACGACCGAGCCGCGCACCTGGGTGTTCGACGCGCCGGACCTGCCGACGGCGCTCGCCGGGGCCGGGTACCGGACGGTCTGCGTCGGCGGGGTGGGGTTCTTCAACAAGCAGGGCGCGCTCGGCTCGGTGCTGCCGAACCTGTTCCAGGAGAGCCACTGGGCCCCGGAGCTGGGCGTCCCGTCGCCGACCTCCTTCGAGTCGCAGGTGGCCGTCGCGGAGCGGGTCGCGGCCGAGCAGCCGCCGGACCGCCCGCTGTTCCTGTTCGTCAACGTCTCGGCGCTGCACCAGCCGAACTGGTTCCACCTGCCGGGCGCGACCCGGGCCGACGGGGACAGCCGGGCGACCCACGCCGCCGCGCTGGAGTACGTGGACGCGCACGTGGGGAGGCTGTTCGCGGCGATGAGCGCCCGTCGCCCGTGCTTCGCGATCGTCTGCTCGGACCACGGCACCGCGTACGGCGAGGACGGGTACACCGGCCACCGGATCGGCCACGAGGTGGTCTGGACCGTCCCGTACGCGCACTTCACCCTCCCCGCCACCCCGCAGGAGCCCGCATGA
- a CDS encoding STM4014 family protein, with amino-acid sequence MTAHQLVVLGCPGHRRVTLFAAAARAAGRPEPAVLPWAAVLRGRYELPPGAVVRVDSPGEDPEADLLLRGPALGPGYAPTRVEGGPAWYAGVTAALRALAARPGVRLLGDPDEIAAMFDKRRAHARLAAAGVPVPPALPGGLPSGYAELRERLAAAGMRRVFLKPVHGSSASGVVALEYGPRGRVQATASVEVAPDGLHNSLTVRRYRTEAEVAALVDRLAPEGLHVERWVPKSGQAGRPADLRVLVVGGRATHAVVRTSRHPMTNLHLGGRRGDTALARAEAGDHWPALLATAEAAARCFPRSPMVGVDLLPHSHWRRTLVAEVNAFGDLLPNLPGLPEGPAPGLDTYAAQLASPAYAPAPGPPPARGPLSRSAEAVA; translated from the coding sequence TTGACCGCGCACCAGCTGGTCGTCCTGGGTTGCCCGGGGCACCGCCGGGTCACCCTGTTCGCCGCCGCGGCCCGCGCCGCCGGGCGGCCGGAACCCGCCGTGCTGCCCTGGGCGGCCGTGCTGCGCGGGCGGTACGAGCTGCCGCCCGGCGCGGTGGTCCGGGTCGACTCGCCCGGCGAGGACCCGGAGGCCGACCTGCTGCTGCGCGGCCCCGCGCTCGGCCCCGGCTACGCGCCGACCCGGGTCGAGGGCGGCCCCGCCTGGTACGCGGGCGTCACCGCGGCCCTGCGCGCGCTGGCCGCCCGGCCCGGGGTGCGGCTGCTCGGCGACCCGGACGAGATCGCCGCCATGTTCGACAAGCGGCGCGCGCACGCCCGGCTGGCGGCGGCCGGGGTGCCGGTGCCGCCCGCGCTGCCCGGCGGACTCCCGTCCGGCTACGCCGAGCTGCGGGAGCGGCTGGCGGCGGCCGGGATGCGCCGGGTGTTCCTGAAGCCGGTGCACGGCTCGTCGGCGTCCGGCGTGGTGGCGCTGGAGTACGGGCCGCGCGGCCGGGTCCAGGCCACCGCCTCGGTCGAGGTCGCCCCGGACGGGCTGCACAACTCGCTGACCGTCCGCCGCTACCGCACCGAGGCGGAGGTCGCCGCCCTGGTCGACCGGCTCGCCCCCGAGGGGCTGCACGTCGAGCGCTGGGTGCCGAAGTCCGGCCAGGCCGGCCGGCCCGCCGACCTGCGGGTGCTGGTGGTCGGCGGCCGGGCCACCCACGCGGTGGTCCGCACCAGCCGCCACCCGATGACCAACCTGCACCTGGGCGGCCGGCGCGGCGACACCGCCCTGGCCCGGGCCGAGGCCGGCGACCACTGGCCCGCCCTGCTCGCCACCGCCGAGGCCGCCGCCCGGTGCTTCCCCCGCTCCCCCATGGTCGGCGTCGACCTGCTCCCGCACTCCCACTGGCGCCGCACCCTGGTCGCCGAGGTCAACGCCTTCGGCGACCTGCTGCCGAACCTCCCCGGCCTCCCCGAGGGCCCGGCCCCGGGGCTCGACACCTACGCCGCCCAGCTCGCCTCCCCGGCCTACGCCCCGGCCCCCGGACCCCCGCCGGCGCGCGGGCCGCTGTCCCGCTCTGCGGAGGCGGTCGCGTGA
- a CDS encoding STM4015 family protein: protein MAISEHAKEFHGLPVTDFRTAQEKGDLPPAAGTAWRIGLDWDDEKDFAALWGEFLAAVDPSEVGALVLGRWFAEEPESLSVALPLILGAADRLTGLRALFLADVTYEECEISWIQMCDVTPVFETFPLLEELVVRGASEDYEDTERLALTPLRHERLKALRFESGGLPAAVVRAVGACDFPALERLELWLGVDNYGGDWTLEDLAPFLSGARLPALTHLGLQDSVLQDRIAELVARAPVVPRLTGLSLSMGAFTDEGAAALLEGQPLTHLKTLDLHHHYLTAGMQQRLRDALPGVELDLSGAEDPGDNWRYVAISE from the coding sequence ATGGCCATCAGCGAGCACGCCAAGGAGTTCCACGGCCTCCCGGTCACCGACTTCCGCACGGCGCAGGAGAAGGGCGACCTGCCGCCCGCGGCCGGCACCGCCTGGCGGATCGGCCTGGACTGGGACGACGAGAAGGACTTCGCCGCGCTCTGGGGCGAGTTCCTGGCGGCCGTCGACCCGTCCGAGGTCGGCGCGCTGGTGCTGGGCCGCTGGTTCGCGGAGGAGCCGGAGTCGCTGTCCGTCGCGCTGCCGCTGATCCTCGGCGCCGCCGACCGGCTGACCGGGCTGCGCGCGCTGTTCCTCGCCGACGTCACGTACGAGGAGTGCGAGATCTCCTGGATCCAGATGTGCGACGTCACGCCGGTGTTCGAGACCTTCCCGCTGCTGGAGGAGCTGGTGGTGCGCGGCGCCAGCGAGGACTACGAGGACACCGAGCGGCTCGCCCTCACGCCGCTGCGGCACGAGCGGCTGAAGGCGCTGCGCTTCGAGTCCGGCGGGCTGCCCGCCGCGGTGGTCCGGGCGGTCGGCGCCTGCGACTTCCCGGCGCTGGAGCGGCTGGAGCTGTGGCTCGGCGTCGACAACTACGGCGGCGACTGGACGCTGGAGGACCTCGCGCCGTTCCTGTCCGGCGCCCGGCTGCCCGCGCTGACCCACCTGGGCCTGCAGGACTCGGTGCTGCAGGACCGGATCGCCGAACTGGTCGCCCGGGCGCCCGTGGTGCCCCGGCTGACCGGCCTGTCGCTGTCGATGGGCGCGTTCACCGACGAGGGCGCGGCGGCGCTGCTGGAGGGCCAGCCGCTCACCCACCTGAAGACCCTGGACCTGCACCACCACTACCTCACCGCCGGCATGCAGCAGCGCCTGCGCGACGCGCTGCCCGGCGTCGAGCTCGACCTCTCCGGCGCCGAGGACCCGGGCGACAACTGGCGCTACGTCGCCATCTCCGAGTAG